One segment of Streptomyces bathyalis DNA contains the following:
- a CDS encoding DUF461 domain-containing protein, with protein sequence MSSSIRRGTLAATALALAVVTLSACAAGHDAQTLEVKPDNAATSEGSIKVQNVAIVTPDSGQGPSAVTGRIFNQGSKDETLAEITVKGAGARVKLRPAKGEKDLTVPAGGSLALGGKGNASAVLPESTSGTMRDGNAQPVSFDLSRTGKISLRATVVPAHGDYAKFGPTVAPSPSTSSGTPSGSPSPGSESASPSESSSESPSEDAKQSGSPAPDEDAAEEEAEHEAEGHAAGH encoded by the coding sequence GTGAGCAGCAGCATTCGACGCGGCACCCTTGCCGCCACAGCCCTCGCGCTCGCCGTCGTCACACTGTCCGCGTGCGCCGCGGGGCACGACGCTCAGACGCTGGAGGTCAAGCCGGACAATGCCGCGACCTCCGAAGGCTCCATCAAGGTCCAGAATGTCGCCATCGTCACACCGGACAGCGGGCAGGGCCCCTCTGCGGTGACGGGCCGCATCTTCAACCAGGGCTCCAAGGACGAGACCCTGGCGGAGATCACCGTCAAGGGTGCCGGTGCCCGCGTGAAGCTCCGCCCGGCGAAGGGCGAGAAGGACCTCACGGTGCCGGCCGGCGGTTCGCTCGCGCTGGGCGGCAAGGGCAACGCCTCGGCCGTGCTGCCCGAGTCCACGTCGGGCACCATGCGGGACGGCAACGCCCAGCCCGTCTCGTTCGACCTGAGCCGCACCGGCAAGATCTCGCTGCGGGCGACGGTCGTGCCCGCGCACGGCGACTACGCGAAGTTCGGCCCGACGGTCGCCCCGTCGCCCAGCACTTCCTCGGGCACGCCGTCCGGCTCGCCTTCGCCCGGTTCGGAGTCGGCCTCGCCGTCGGAATCCTCGTCCGAGAGCCCGTCGGAGGACGCCAAGCAGTCCGGGTCGCCGGCCCCCGATGAAGACGCCGCGGAGGAGGAGGCCGAGCACGAGGCCGAGGGCCACGCCGCGGGGCACTGA
- a CDS encoding CarD family transcriptional regulator, with protein sequence MTFKVGDTVVYPHHGAALIEAIETRQIKGVDKTYLVLKVAQGDLTVRVPADNAEFVGVRDVVGSDGLDRVFEVLRAPYAEEPTNWSRRYKANLEKLASGDVIKVAEVVRDLWRRERERGLSAGEKRMLAKARQILVSELALAENTNEDKAEALLDEVLAS encoded by the coding sequence ATGACGTTCAAGGTTGGCGACACCGTGGTCTATCCCCATCACGGGGCCGCGCTGATCGAGGCTATCGAAACTCGCCAGATCAAAGGCGTGGACAAGACCTACTTGGTTCTGAAGGTTGCGCAGGGCGACTTGACGGTTCGTGTGCCAGCGGACAATGCGGAGTTCGTGGGCGTACGAGATGTGGTCGGTTCGGACGGGCTGGACAGGGTCTTCGAGGTGCTCCGCGCACCGTATGCCGAGGAGCCGACCAACTGGTCCCGGCGCTACAAGGCGAATCTCGAGAAGCTGGCGTCCGGCGACGTGATCAAGGTGGCGGAGGTCGTGCGCGACCTGTGGCGCCGTGAGCGTGAGCGCGGACTCTCCGCCGGCGAGAAGAGGATGCTCGCCAAGGCCCGCCAGATTCTGGTGAGCGAGCTGGCTCTCGCGGAGAACACGAACGAGGACAAGGCAGAGGCACTGCTCGACGAAGTTCTCGCGTCCTGA
- the ispD gene encoding 2-C-methyl-D-erythritol 4-phosphate cytidylyltransferase, whose protein sequence is MSIQSAGESRSGRPDGASHDSEQAAQAEQPGRTPAARPASDRAADRAADPATDPAAGRPGHRTAAVIPAAGRGLRLGPGAPKALRALSGTPMLVHAVRAMARSRAVSLVVVVAPPDGADEVRRLLDEHNAAGETATDVVVVPGGETRQDSVRLGLAALPDGVDSVLVHDAARPLVPVETVEAVAAAVREGAPAVVPALPVPDTVKEVQVRTGGEPEPVTGTPERSRLRAVQTPQGFELKVLAAAHAQVAREGDGATDDAGMVERLGVEVVVVPGHDEAFKVTRPLDLVLAEAVLARRRATDGF, encoded by the coding sequence ATGTCAATCCAATCCGCGGGCGAGTCGCGTTCCGGCCGCCCGGACGGAGCAAGCCACGACTCAGAGCAGGCAGCGCAGGCCGAACAGCCCGGCAGGACTCCGGCCGCCCGGCCCGCGTCCGACCGCGCCGCCGACCGCGCCGCCGACCCCGCGACCGACCCCGCTGCCGGGCGGCCAGGGCACCGCACCGCCGCCGTCATCCCGGCCGCCGGGCGCGGGCTCCGCCTCGGCCCGGGCGCCCCGAAGGCACTGCGTGCGCTGAGTGGGACGCCGATGCTGGTGCACGCCGTGCGTGCCATGGCCCGCTCGCGTGCCGTCTCCCTCGTCGTCGTGGTCGCACCGCCCGACGGCGCCGACGAGGTCCGGCGCCTCCTGGACGAGCACAACGCCGCAGGGGAGACCGCGACCGATGTCGTGGTCGTCCCCGGCGGTGAGACCCGTCAGGACTCGGTGCGCCTGGGCCTCGCGGCTCTCCCCGATGGCGTCGATTCCGTGCTCGTGCACGACGCTGCCCGTCCGCTGGTGCCGGTCGAGACCGTGGAGGCCGTGGCGGCGGCCGTGCGGGAGGGGGCGCCCGCCGTCGTGCCCGCGCTGCCCGTCCCTGACACGGTCAAGGAGGTCCAGGTCCGCACCGGCGGCGAACCCGAGCCGGTGACGGGCACTCCCGAGCGTTCGCGGCTGAGGGCCGTACAGACCCCGCAGGGCTTCGAGCTGAAGGTGCTCGCCGCGGCGCACGCCCAGGTGGCCCGCGAGGGCGACGGCGCGACGGACGACGCCGGCATGGTCGAGCGCCTCGGCGTCGAGGTCGTGGTGGTTCCGGGTCACGACGAGGCGTTCAAGGTGACG